A DNA window from Ostrea edulis chromosome 5, xbOstEdul1.1, whole genome shotgun sequence contains the following coding sequences:
- the LOC130046532 gene encoding multidrug resistance-associated protein 1-like, translating into MDKVKEHIIDRIEFYCSGEALWDSNLTWNTTTPDLTSCFQKTILPWIPCLFLLILSPLRLFLLPKELSKQTHSGLSSAKNILCYVLMFLSFLECLETVYVNSLSDAWGTPTFFSSLLTGITMIIANHIMITERQRKIRSSGFLLSYWFLMSVSLTLMLQSHIRRIFKQEITNVDNRLCLLSLQSLLSISQLVLTGLFVDRFPDDNEKYQQKRCAEKSTILTILTFSWFTGLVREAYKRPLKAEDMVELQTELKSESAVPIFENAWRDEVKKLKRKPEINNNKSDGKTGEASLVKVLFKVHSYEIILNFLQRIFRHVLQFGGPVLFKYIIDFAEDRNDFLWHGVLFACVKFSVDVVQLLMGNYDDNICHMLGIKIRTSVCGALYRKMTKLSHGSKQDSTVGEMVNLMADDAMKITRALFELHFLWIGPFQACVALYFLYQELESAALVGFSLLLIFIPMNVFIAKKHHKINKEGKDIEDKRMKVLNEVFNGIKVLKLYAWEPSFEDKIGSIRSQELRGKMKRKYFDIFSFFIWGISEFLITFVMFAMYLWSDENNSMTTKTIFYTISLLGILQGPILHMPHVITSLVETSVALKRIQKFLNNEEIDEMAIQHNEKAEKAIQMNRASFAWNKYKNPILKNIDMDISDGGLVAVVGAVGAGKSSLLAAAVGEMEKVSGDVCVKGSMAYVTQQAWIQNNSLKENVLFGKEMCEKNYSKVLDTCALRPDLDILPGGDETEIGEKGINLSGGQKQRVSLARAVYQDADIYLLDDPLSAVDAHVGRHIFENVIGKRGLLRNKTRVLVTHAISFLPSVDKIISMVEGEISEVGTYGELMESNGAFAEFIRNNLLEESSSDEETTEEIPKSLDRQLSAFSNSKVEGNVKAENKCKDSKFIEEEAVETGQVKWSVYTTYLKAAGPILLLSCFFCFAEITTSHYNQYWLSEWNNDNTDNCTSLNVSTSVQQSSERHRLTVYGSVGLIRTIFDVIIQFLTAYIAITSARKLHQNALSSVMRAPLNFFDTTPIGRIINRFSKDMGTLDGPLPWITQSFMQCFPHLIFTIGIITLGTPNILFFVIPLCIVYFFVQRLFTATATQTRRICSALRSPQYSHFSESIHGVTTIRAFNKTSEFAMECDRRRDAYNKAEVTNTMCYRWLGIRLQFLGNILVFIACILASCRRDVLSSGIIALVMTYSGRVTGILNWIVHVFTEMDTNIVSVERIQEYIDKKPEAEWRIKETKPAPEWPHEGHIKFSSFSLRYREGLDLVLKGIDCEIFSGEKIGIVGRTGAGKSSLTLGLFRILEKAEGSITIDDIDISTIGLHDLRSKLTVIPQDPILFSGTIRMNLDPFNSYSDKELWEVLEHAHLKKYVESLEDGLQHECTEGGENLSVGQRQLVCLARALLRKTKVLVLDEATAAVDLETDKLIQNTIRREFADCTILTIAHRLNTIMDYSRIMVLDKGEIKEFDTPEELLKDEESIFYKMAKDANLV; encoded by the exons ATGGACAAAGTGAAGGAACATATCATTGATAGGATTGAATTCTATTGCTCTGGAGAAGCTCTTTGG GACTCCAACCTAACATGGAACACGACCACCCCAGATCTGACGTCATGCTTCCAGAAAACTATTCTACCCTGGATCCCGTGCCTCTTTCTGTTGATTTTATCTCCCTTAAGACTGTTTTTGCTGCCGAAGGAACTCTCAAAACAAACCCATTCTGGACTTAGCTCCGCTAAAAAT attctgtgttatgtactTATGTTCCTCTCGTTTCTGGAATGCTTGGAAACGGTGTATGTGAATTCTCTGAGCGATGCCTGGGGAACACCCACCTTCTTCTCCTCACTACTGACTGGAATCACCATG ATTATAGCAAACCATATCATGATAACTGAACGCCAACGAAAGATCCGCTCCTCCGGATTTTTATTAAGCTACTGGTTTTTGATGTCAGTCAGCCTTACATTGATGCTTCAGTCCCATATCAGACGGATTTTTAAGCAG GAAATAACCAATGTGGATAACAGACTGTGTCTCCTGTCGCTTCAATCTCTCCTGTCTATTAGTCAGCTAGTCCTGACAGGGCTATTTGTAGACAGATTTCCTGATGATAACGAAAAGTACCAG CAGAAACGATGCGCTGAAAAAAGTACAATTCTTACAATACTGACGTTTTCTTGGTTTACTGG TCTAGTACGTGAAGCCTACAAGAGACCACTGAAGGCCGAAGATATGGTAGAACTCCAAACAGAGTTGAAATCAGAATCTGCTGTTCCGATATTTGAAAACGCATGGCGTGACGAAGTAAAGAAACTAAAAAG AAAACCTGAAATCAATAACAACAAATCAGATGGAAAAACAGGAGAAGCCAGTTTGGTCAAAGTGCTGTTTAAGGTCCATTCATacgagataatccttaattttctGCAGCGAATTTTCCGTCACGTTCTGCAGTTTGGAGGACCTGTGCTATTCAA ATATATAATTGATTTCGCGGAGGATAGAAATGATTTTCTCTGGCATGGAGTCTTGTTCGCCTGTGTCAAATTCTCAGTTGATGTCGTACAACTGTTGATGGGTAACTACGACGACAACATTTGTCATATGCTTGGAATCAAAATTAGAACGTCTGTATGTGGTGCCCTCTACAGAAAG ATGACTAAACTTTCACACGGATCCAAACAAGACAGCACCGTGGGAGAGATGGTGAATTTGATGGCTGATGACGCCATGAAGATCACTCGTGCTCTCTTTGAATTACACTTCCTATGGATTGGGCCGTTTCAGGCATGCGTGGCACTTTATTTCCTGTACCAGGAGTTGGAATCAGCTGCTCTTGTTGGATTTAGTCtgttattaattttcattccGATGAATGTGTTTATAGCAAAGAAGCATCACAAAATCAAT AAAGAGGGGAAAGATATTGAAGATAAAAGAATGAAGGTCTTGAATGAAGTCTTCAATGGAATTAAG GTATTGAAATTGTACGCTTGGGAACCCTCTTTTGAAGACAAAATTGGATCCATTCGATCCCAAGAACTGCGTGGGAAAATGAAGaggaaatattttgatatattttctttctttatatgGGGGATATCAGAATTCCTG ATAACATTCGTAATGTTTGCTATGTACCTGTGGTCTGATGAGAATAACTCTATGACAACAAAGACAATATTCTACACAATATCATTGCTTGGGATTCTTCAAGGACCAATTCTCCACATGCCACACGTCATCACATCTCTTGTTGAG ACATCAGTAGCTCTGAAGAGAAttcaaaagtttttgaataatgaAGAAATTGATGAGATGGCTATTCAGCATAATGAAAAGGCAGAGAAGGCGATTCAAATGAACCGTGCATCCTTTGCTTGGAATAAATACAAAAATCCTATTTTGAAGAA TATCGACATGGACATTTCTGACGGGGGATTGGTGGCTGTGGTTGGAGCTGTGGGTGCCGGGAAATCGTCACTGTTGGCCGCCGCTGTTGGAGAAATGGAGAAGGTCTCTGGAGATGTTTGTGTAAAGGGTTCTATGGCCTATGTAACTCAGCAAGCATGGATTCAAAATAATTCTCTGaaggaaaatgttttatttgGAAAGGAAATGTGTGAAAAGAATTACAGTAAAGTGTTAGACACATGCGCTCTACGACCTGATCTTGATATTCTTCCTGGAGGAGATGAAACTGAAATCGGCGAAAAG GGAATCAACCTTAGTGGAGGTCAAAAACAAAGAGTTAGTTTGGCACGTGCTGTTTACCAGGATGCAGACATTTATCTACTGGATGACCCACTCAGCGCTGTGGATGCGCATGTCGGAAGacatatatttgaaaatgtgatTGGCAAACGTGGACTCCTTCGAAATAAG ACTCGCGTCCTTGTAACGCACGCCATAAGCTTTCTTCCGAGTGTGGACAAGATCATCAGCATGGTTGAGGGAGAAATATCGGAAGTCGGGACTTACGGCGAATTAATGGAAAGTAATGGCGCTTTTGCAGAATTTATACGAAATAATCTGCTAGAGGAGTCCAGCTCAGACGAAGAAACAACCGAGGAAATACCCAAATCTCTAGACAGACAACTTTCAGCATTCAGTAACTCAAAGGTAGAAGGAAATGTAAAAGCTGAGAATAAATGTAAAGACTCCAAATTTATTGAAGAAGAGGCAGTGGAAACTGGTCAG GTCAAATGGTCTGTCTACACCACCTATTTGAAGGCCGCTGGACCGATTCTTTTGCTTTCGTGTTTCTTCTGTTTTGCCGAAATCACCACCTCTCATTACAATCAATATTGGCTCAGCGAATGGAACAATGACAACACAGATAACTGTACATCATTAAATGTATCAACAAGTGTACAACAATCGAGCGAAAGACACAGACTAACTGTATATGGCTCAGTAGGTCTAATAAGAA CTATCTTCGACGTAATCATACAATTCTTGACAGCTTATATTGCCATTACATCAGCACGAAAACTTCATCAAAATGCTTTGTCTAGTGTGATGAGAGCACCATTAAACTTCTTTGATACGACTCCGATTGGCAGGATTATCAATCGTTTTTCAAAAGACATGGGAACGTTAGATGGACCACTTCCCTGGATAACACAGTCATTCATGCAATGTTTTCCTCATCTGATATTCACAATCGGCATCATTACTCTGGGAACTCCGAACATTCTATTCTTTGTGATACCATTGTGCATCGTTTACTTTTTCGTACAG AGACTCTTCACTGCCACAGCGACTCAGACAAGGAGGATTTGCAGCGCTCTTAGATCACCCCAATATTCGCACTTCAGTGAGTCCATACACGGTGTCACCACAATCCGTGCCTTCAACAAAACTTCAGAGTTCGCCATGGAATGTGATCGTCGACGGGATGCTTATAATAAAGCCGAAGTTACAAACACCATGTGTTACAG aTGGTTGGGGATTCGTTTACAGTTTCTAGGAAATATTTTGGTGTTTATTGCCTGCATCCTGGCTTCTTGTCGCAGAGATGTACTGTCAAGCGGGATCATTGCTCTTGTTATGACTTACTCTGGTCGT gTAACAGGAATACTTAACTGGATTGTTCACGTATTCACTGAAATGGATACAAACATCGTATCTGTTGAACGGATTCAGgaatatattgataaaaaaccAGAGGCAGAATGGAGGATCAAAGAAACTAAACCTGCTCCAGAATGGCCTCATGAAGGTCACATAAAATTTTCCAGTTTTAGTCTGAGATATCGCGAAGGCCTGGACTTGGTTTTAAAAGGAATTGACTGTGAGATTTTCTCTGGagaaaag ATCGGAATAGTCGGCCGTACTGGTGCTGGAAAATCATCATTGACTCTTGGTTTATTCCGAATTCTTGAAAAAGCTGAAGGCAGTATAACCATTGATGACATTGACATATCTACCATTGGTTTACACGACCTTCGTTCAAAACTCACAGTCATTCCTCAG GATCCCATTCTCTTCTCCGGCACAATACGAATGAATCTGGATCCATTCAATTCCTACTCCGATAAAGAATTGTGGGAAGTCTTGGAACATGCTCATCTAAAGAAATATGTAGAATCCTTAGAAGATGGTCTTCAACATGAATGCACAGAAGGTGGTGAAAATTTAAG TGTTGGACAGAGGCAGTTGGTGTGTCTTGCGCGCGCTCTGTTAAGAAAGACTAAGGTATTGGTGTTGGATGAAGCTACAGCGGCCGTTGACCTTGAAACGGACAAATTGATACAGAACACAATCCGACGCGAGTTCGCGGACTGTACCATCTTAACCATAGCACACAGACTCAACACCATCATGGACTACTCCAG GATTATGGTACTGGATAAAGGCGAGATAAAAGAATTTGATACTCCTGAAGAGCTACTGAAAGATGAAGAAAGTATATTTTACAAGATGGCCAAAGATGCTAACTTAGTGTAG
- the LOC125651787 gene encoding ADAMTS-like protein 1 isoform X1 — protein sequence MNSGSKMIFAALLLLQIYPQDTEASWSRWSGWSMCSKSCDGGLSNQKRRCFGNSNCLGSEIRYRHCNTRSCSGFLTNDNDRICNIHNNPGSASSYREWVPISQQTYPCYVLCRDLSGNIPNEIKTNKEDGTKCSSQDNFYCIKGECKRLGCDWEVWSNKVIDSCGICGGDGSRCAKNDTQSHFYWLVDWSSCSVTCGTGHQESVIRCMNRQNKRRTMEYYCDRAKKPNDLIRECSLPDCRPQWEISSYGRCSVECGGGIQRRNIRCVQRSGRANLIVVGSYQCPDPIPMSEKACNLKFCPARWQTGKWSQCSVSCGIGTQIRSLTCVKYPTHGIEISVSHSECFNIRPEITRACTVKACFKEFYSLPSIVVDNSTFIQYRRMKRVYLNVGGRAILLAKQPVKIKCIVKNMDSRLIFWTKDDRLIPVTPYKRIHVSPNGVLKIKRTDPNIDKGVFTCMAGIEKASTYITFHNKKRASKAAKSIKNLQKDKTSLDKPQSDKIPGSYGYLKPEGSNSSDVAEFMVGDWSACSRTCGKGLQTRKVTCSVYTDNYIKIVPATQCKQQAKPVNVRKCLVQEFCPQWEADKWGECSIKNCKRIGKAVQHRTVFCTNGNGSSIHRSKCQNIPVPTGSRECENTECEVEWQTSRWTKCKPLCSPRGKKFRLFSCVWKKTHKLAHTQCKTLPRPLAWKPCKSKCINECRDHSRYCSLVGKLKMCRYQTFVDKCCQTCKHSKG from the exons ATTTACCCACAAGATACCGAAGCCAGTTGGTCCAGATGGAGTGGTTGGAGCATGTGCAGCAAGTCGTGTGACGGAGGATTGTCCAATCAGAAACGCCGATGTTTCGGCAACAGCAATTGTCTTGGATCAGAAATCAGATATCGCCATTGCAATACTAGG TCTTGCAGTGGCTTCCTTACGAACGACAACGATAGAATATGTAACATTCACAATAACCCTGGATCCGCCAGTAGTTACCGAGAGTGGGTCCCGATATCGCAGCAGACATACCCGTGCTACGTGCTGTGCAGggatttatcgggaaacattcCGAATGAAATCAAAACTAACAAAGAGGACGGCACCAAATGCAGCTCTCAGGATAACTTTTACTGCATCAAGGGAGAATGTAAG AGACTTGGTTGTGATTGGGAGGTGTGGTCAAACAAGGTGATTGACAGCTGCGGCATCTGTGGAGGAGATGGCTCTAGATGCGCAAAAAATGACACACAGTCACATTTCTATTGGCTTGTAGATTGGTCATCATGTTCGGTCACGTGTGGT ACAGGTCACCAAGAATCTGTCATAAGATGTATGAATAgacaaaataaaagaagaacAATGGAATATTACTGTGACCGAGCGAAGAAACCGAACGACCTTATCCGGGAATGCTCTCTCCCAGACTGCCGGCCCCA GTGGGAAATTTCTTCCTATGGGCGATGTTCTGTGGAATGTGGCGGGGGGATACAGCGGCGTAATATTCGGTGTGTACAACGATCCGGAAGAGCGAACCTGATTGTTGTGGGGTCCTACCAATGCCCGGATCCGATACCGATGTCTGAGAAGGCCTGCAATTTAAAATTCTGTCCCGCCAGATGGCAGACTGGTAAATGGAGTCAG TGTTCAGTATCCTGTGGCATCGGCACCCAAATTCGTAGCCTGACCTGCGTTAAATATCCTACTCATGGAATAGAGATCAGTGTTTCACATTCGGAGTGTTTTAATATTAGACCAGAGATAACTCGTGCCTGCACAGTAAAGGCTTGTTTCAAAGAATTTTATTCACTTCCTTCCATTGTTGTGGATAATTCTACATTCATTCAATATCGGCGAATGAAAAGAGTATACCTCAATGTTGGTGGTAGGGCTATTTTATTAGCAAAGCAACCAGTAAAGATTAAAtgcattgtgaaaaatatgGATAGTAGACTTATTTTCTGGACTAAAGACGATCGTCTGATACCAGTCACGCCCTACAAAAGGATTCATGTTTCTCCCAATGGAGTTCTAAAAATTAAACGCACAGATCCAAACATTGATAAGGGTGTGTTCACATGCATGGCGGGTATTGAAAAAGCCAGCACATACATTACGTTTCATAACAAGAAAAGGGCATCAAAGGCGGCCAAATCAATAAAGAACTTGCAGAAAGACAAAACAAGTTTAGATAAACCGCAGTCGGATAAAATTCCAGGATCGTATGGCTATCTTAAACCGGAAGGTAGCAACAGTTCCGATGTGGCGGAATTCATGGTCGGTGATTGGTCAGCATGTTCAAGGACCTGTGGAAAGGGTTTACAAACACGGAAGGTAACGTGTAGTGTGTATACGGACAATTATATAAAAATTGTCCCTGCTACACAATGCAAACAGCAAGCAAAACCCGTCAATGTTAGAAAGTGTTTGGTTCAGGAATTCTGTCCGCAATGGGAGGCAGATAAATGGGGAGAG TGTAGCATAAAGAACTGTAAAAGGATAGGCAAGGCGGTACAACATCGTACCGTGTTTTGTACAAATGGAAACGGGAGTTCAATACATCGTTCTAAATGCCAGAATATTCCCGTTCCAACGGGGTCCCGGGAATGTGAAAATACGGAATGTGAGGTGGAGTGGCAGACTTCCAGATGGACAAAG TGCAAACCACTATGTTCGCCTCGTGGAAAGAAGTTCCGTTTGTTTTCTTGTGTGTGGAAGAAAACCCATAAGCTGGCTCACACGCAGTGCAAAACACTACCACGCCCTCTAGCATGGAAACCATGCAAGTCTAAATGTATAAACG AATGCCGGGACCATTCCAGATATTGTTCTTTGGTGGGGAAATTAAAGATGTGCCGATATCAAACATTTGTAGACAAATGCTGTCAAACGTGTAAACATTCAAAAGGATAA
- the LOC125651787 gene encoding ADAMTS-like protein 1 isoform X2, whose protein sequence is MWTGLLSFILLIYPQDTEASWSRWSGWSMCSKSCDGGLSNQKRRCFGNSNCLGSEIRYRHCNTRSCSGFLTNDNDRICNIHNNPGSASSYREWVPISQQTYPCYVLCRDLSGNIPNEIKTNKEDGTKCSSQDNFYCIKGECKRLGCDWEVWSNKVIDSCGICGGDGSRCAKNDTQSHFYWLVDWSSCSVTCGTGHQESVIRCMNRQNKRRTMEYYCDRAKKPNDLIRECSLPDCRPQWEISSYGRCSVECGGGIQRRNIRCVQRSGRANLIVVGSYQCPDPIPMSEKACNLKFCPARWQTGKWSQCSVSCGIGTQIRSLTCVKYPTHGIEISVSHSECFNIRPEITRACTVKACFKEFYSLPSIVVDNSTFIQYRRMKRVYLNVGGRAILLAKQPVKIKCIVKNMDSRLIFWTKDDRLIPVTPYKRIHVSPNGVLKIKRTDPNIDKGVFTCMAGIEKASTYITFHNKKRASKAAKSIKNLQKDKTSLDKPQSDKIPGSYGYLKPEGSNSSDVAEFMVGDWSACSRTCGKGLQTRKVTCSVYTDNYIKIVPATQCKQQAKPVNVRKCLVQEFCPQWEADKWGECSIKNCKRIGKAVQHRTVFCTNGNGSSIHRSKCQNIPVPTGSRECENTECEVEWQTSRWTKCKPLCSPRGKKFRLFSCVWKKTHKLAHTQCKTLPRPLAWKPCKSKCINECRDHSRYCSLVGKLKMCRYQTFVDKCCQTCKHSKG, encoded by the exons ATGTGGACCGGACTTCTAAGCTTCATACTTCTG ATTTACCCACAAGATACCGAAGCCAGTTGGTCCAGATGGAGTGGTTGGAGCATGTGCAGCAAGTCGTGTGACGGAGGATTGTCCAATCAGAAACGCCGATGTTTCGGCAACAGCAATTGTCTTGGATCAGAAATCAGATATCGCCATTGCAATACTAGG TCTTGCAGTGGCTTCCTTACGAACGACAACGATAGAATATGTAACATTCACAATAACCCTGGATCCGCCAGTAGTTACCGAGAGTGGGTCCCGATATCGCAGCAGACATACCCGTGCTACGTGCTGTGCAGggatttatcgggaaacattcCGAATGAAATCAAAACTAACAAAGAGGACGGCACCAAATGCAGCTCTCAGGATAACTTTTACTGCATCAAGGGAGAATGTAAG AGACTTGGTTGTGATTGGGAGGTGTGGTCAAACAAGGTGATTGACAGCTGCGGCATCTGTGGAGGAGATGGCTCTAGATGCGCAAAAAATGACACACAGTCACATTTCTATTGGCTTGTAGATTGGTCATCATGTTCGGTCACGTGTGGT ACAGGTCACCAAGAATCTGTCATAAGATGTATGAATAgacaaaataaaagaagaacAATGGAATATTACTGTGACCGAGCGAAGAAACCGAACGACCTTATCCGGGAATGCTCTCTCCCAGACTGCCGGCCCCA GTGGGAAATTTCTTCCTATGGGCGATGTTCTGTGGAATGTGGCGGGGGGATACAGCGGCGTAATATTCGGTGTGTACAACGATCCGGAAGAGCGAACCTGATTGTTGTGGGGTCCTACCAATGCCCGGATCCGATACCGATGTCTGAGAAGGCCTGCAATTTAAAATTCTGTCCCGCCAGATGGCAGACTGGTAAATGGAGTCAG TGTTCAGTATCCTGTGGCATCGGCACCCAAATTCGTAGCCTGACCTGCGTTAAATATCCTACTCATGGAATAGAGATCAGTGTTTCACATTCGGAGTGTTTTAATATTAGACCAGAGATAACTCGTGCCTGCACAGTAAAGGCTTGTTTCAAAGAATTTTATTCACTTCCTTCCATTGTTGTGGATAATTCTACATTCATTCAATATCGGCGAATGAAAAGAGTATACCTCAATGTTGGTGGTAGGGCTATTTTATTAGCAAAGCAACCAGTAAAGATTAAAtgcattgtgaaaaatatgGATAGTAGACTTATTTTCTGGACTAAAGACGATCGTCTGATACCAGTCACGCCCTACAAAAGGATTCATGTTTCTCCCAATGGAGTTCTAAAAATTAAACGCACAGATCCAAACATTGATAAGGGTGTGTTCACATGCATGGCGGGTATTGAAAAAGCCAGCACATACATTACGTTTCATAACAAGAAAAGGGCATCAAAGGCGGCCAAATCAATAAAGAACTTGCAGAAAGACAAAACAAGTTTAGATAAACCGCAGTCGGATAAAATTCCAGGATCGTATGGCTATCTTAAACCGGAAGGTAGCAACAGTTCCGATGTGGCGGAATTCATGGTCGGTGATTGGTCAGCATGTTCAAGGACCTGTGGAAAGGGTTTACAAACACGGAAGGTAACGTGTAGTGTGTATACGGACAATTATATAAAAATTGTCCCTGCTACACAATGCAAACAGCAAGCAAAACCCGTCAATGTTAGAAAGTGTTTGGTTCAGGAATTCTGTCCGCAATGGGAGGCAGATAAATGGGGAGAG TGTAGCATAAAGAACTGTAAAAGGATAGGCAAGGCGGTACAACATCGTACCGTGTTTTGTACAAATGGAAACGGGAGTTCAATACATCGTTCTAAATGCCAGAATATTCCCGTTCCAACGGGGTCCCGGGAATGTGAAAATACGGAATGTGAGGTGGAGTGGCAGACTTCCAGATGGACAAAG TGCAAACCACTATGTTCGCCTCGTGGAAAGAAGTTCCGTTTGTTTTCTTGTGTGTGGAAGAAAACCCATAAGCTGGCTCACACGCAGTGCAAAACACTACCACGCCCTCTAGCATGGAAACCATGCAAGTCTAAATGTATAAACG AATGCCGGGACCATTCCAGATATTGTTCTTTGGTGGGGAAATTAAAGATGTGCCGATATCAAACATTTGTAGACAAATGCTGTCAAACGTGTAAACATTCAAAAGGATAA